In Lolium rigidum isolate FL_2022 chromosome 7, APGP_CSIRO_Lrig_0.1, whole genome shotgun sequence, the DNA window CAGCGCCGTCACCGGACCGCCGCGCCGTccgccgcctcccctcctccGCATGGACACCCCGCCGTTCTCCTCCGCCTCGCAGGCGGCCGCCTCCGAACCGGACTCCGCGCTCGTCGCGTCTGTGGCGGATGCGCTCGTATCGGCGTCCCGCctacccgcgccgccgcccatgcCCACCCTACTAGCCGCCTACCTCCCGCGGCTCACCGCCTCCCACCACCCGCGcgtgctctccctcgccgccaacAACCCGGGGCTCGCCTcgccggatccgctcctcgcctaCCGCAGCCTCGTCTCGCCGCCCTCCTGCCTCCCTtccctcctcccgctcctccccgtCCTCCCCTACCGCCACCTCTtcccgctgctcctctccttcctcccGCTCGACCCgctccgccacctccaccgccacctcctcggCAACCTCCCCTCGACTCCGCTCGCCGACGCCGCGCTCTCCGCCTactcccgcctccgcctcccccaCCTCGCCGCCCAGCTCCTCCACTCCATCCGCCGCCGCGGCCACGTCCGCCCCTCCCTCCAGGCAGCAAACGCCGTCCTCTCCGCGCTCGCGCGCAGCCCCTCCACCTCGCCGCAGGCCTCCCTCGACGCCTTCCGCTCCCTCGTCGCGCTCCGCCTCCACCCCAACCACTACACCTTCAACCTCCTCCTGCACACCCACTGCTCCAAGGGCACGCTCGCCGACGCCCTCGCCACTTTCTCCACCATGCAGGGCTTCGGCCTCTCCCCCGACGCCGTCACCTACAACACGCTCCTCCACGCGCACTGCCGGAAGGGCATGCTCGGCGAGGCCAGGGCGCTCCTCGCCTGGATGAAGAAAGACGGGATTGCGCCTACACAGTCGACTTACAATACCCTCGTGTCGGCTTACGCGAGGCTCGGCTGGATCAAGCAGGCCACCAAGGTCGTGGAGGCTATGACAGCCAACGGCTTTGAGCCTGACCTCTGGACCTACAATGTGCTTACCGCTGGGCTATGCCAGGCGGGGAAGGTGGACGAGGCGTTTAAGCTTAAGCATGAGATGGAGCGGCTCGGAACTTTGTTCCCTGACGTAGTGACCTACAATACGCTCGCCGATGCGTGCTTCAAGTGGCGGCGCTCGTGTGATGCACTAAAGCTGCTCGAGGAAATGCAGGACAAGGGGGTGAAGGCGACTTTGGTCACGCATAACATTGTTATTAAGGGCCTTTGCAAGGATGGGGATCTGGAGGAGGCACTGGGGTGTCTGAAGAAGATGGCAGAAGAGGGTTTAGCGCCAGATGTGATCACATACAATACGTTGATTGATGCGTACTGCAAGGCTGGCAATGCTGCCAAAGCATATGCACTGATGGATGAGATGGTAGGGAGGAGACTCAAATTGGACACCTTCACACTTAATACTGTGTTGTACAACCTATGCAAGGAGAAGCGTTATGAAGAAGCTCAAGCGCTGTTGCAGTCTCCAGCGCAAAGGGGTTTTGTGCCTGATGAAGTCAGCTACGGTACAGTGATGGCAGCCTACTTCAAGGAGTATAATCCTGAGCCTGCTCTGCATCTCTGGGATGCGATGATTGAGAGGAAGTTGACGCCAAGCATTTCAACTTACAACACATTGATCAAGGGGCTTTGCAGAATGGGGAGGTTGAAAGAGGCGATTGACAAGCTGAACGAGCTCATGGAGAAGGGGTTGGTGCCAGATGACACCACGTATAATATCATCATCCATGCCTATTGCAAGGAAGGGGACTTGGAGAATGCCTTCCAATTCCACAACAAGATGGTGGAAAATTCCTTTAAACCGGATGTTGTTACCTGCAACACTTTGATGAATGGACTCTGTCAGCAGGGAAAGCTTGACAAAGCATTGAAGCTCTTTGAGTCATGggtagagaaagggaagaaggttGATGTTATCACATATAACACACTAATTCAAGCTATGTGCAAAGATGGGGATGTTGATTCTGCGTTGCAATTTTTTTCTGATATGGAGGTCCGGGAATTGCAGCCCGATGCATTTACTTACAATGTAGTGTTATCTGCACTATCGGAGGCAGGGAGACCAGAAGAAGCACAGAATATGCTGGATAAGTTAGCTGATAGTGGAAAATTGTCTCAAAGCTTTTCTTCTCCCCTCTTGAAGCCTCCTTCTCTGGATGAAACAGAGTCGGGGAAGGATCTCCAGAGTAAAACCGAGGAAGAAACTGGTGGAAATCCACAAGATAGTATTCTGGAGGCCTACACGAAACGCCTAAATGAGCTATGCACCGGTGGGCAATTGAAAGAAGCTAAGGCCATTTTGGATGAGATGTTGCAAAAGGGAATGTCTGTTGACAGTTCAACGTATATATCTTTGATGGAAGGGCTTATCAAGAGACAGAAAAGGCTAACACATGCAGCTCGGTAGTACAGAATGTTCATTTTTGCTGCTTTATGATATGAGTTTAGTCATAACTCTGACAAACTTGAGCGCTTCATATCGATGAGCATGATGTACATAAAAGGGTAGGTATGTGATCTGCATCTTACCTAATTTCACCATTAGAATCGTTGTTAGTTTTTGTTTTTAGGTTTTCAATACAAAATAAATCCATTTCAAAATACAATCAGTACCaaaatttttttttgttatacAATGACAAGGCCCCTAACACCGTACTGGGAGCTGCTTCTGCTCGTTATGGTGCATACGCTTATCCCCATCTCTCTCTCTGCATGTACAGACTTTTGTTGAGATAGAAGTAATCTTTTCGGTGGGTGAAGTTTGTGGATATTAAGGTATGGCCATGCACATCGATCTAGCTAGCTTGCCTCTTCAGCGGAAGCTGCACATCCCTGCCGTGTCCTCATCTTCTCGGAAAGGGCAGCTTACCATCTCTGGCATGCCCTCCTGCTAATTTCCAAGGTTAGCACGCTGCTCCATAGCTAATGACCAGGATTAGCATATTGTTCCCTGCCATTTAAGAGTATGTCATGTATTGCCGCGTGCACGTCTTGGTCGTCACTACTTGTTTCAGTAAACAGTATTCCCTGGGATCAGCCATGTATGCTCTACAAAAATACAGCCTTTTCCCCTATTTACATGTGCCGTGTGGTGCGGCTTAATCGGTGCCGAGTGCCTGCCACTTGCGCTAGAATATATTAGATTCAGGTGAGCATTGCTTGTGGCCTCACTGATCAGGTCAGCAAGGATGTTTAGGAATCTGATCTTAATCGCTACAACCTAGACCTTGGATACTGGCTCGAAGTGTAGTTGTCCCGGAAAATaattatatttaaaaaaaattactaGCCTTGCTTACTGATTAATAAACCCAAATCCTATTATCCGATTACAATTATTACTTTATTATTAGTCAAAAGCATGACTTTTCAATAGTTGATTGGCATCCGAGTGTAGCCTTTCAAAGAAGCTTCCAGTCTGTTTCAGTTGCTCACCCACTCCACAACTATATGTAACGTAGATTTCAAAATATTATTCATGTACTACTTTACATATATAATTTAAGGATGATAGTGTTGTGATCAttctttcttcccatttccaattTCATTTACAACAATGGTAATGCATTATTCTGATTTTATGTTCATCCATGCAACTTAAAACATGTGTTTAATTTGTAGGATGCTAAACAAAATTCAAGGTGCAAACATACAAAGTTTTTGATGGGTCATATTATGAGTTTAAGTTAAATCAACATATTCTACCTACAGAGCTCTGGTCATCGTTCACTGGGGTAGGAGTAGACATCCAAACCGTATCTACAGATTTACGTCATTGATGGTCCTATTTGTATGGGAAGTCCAAGGACAACATATTTCTAATACGTCTCATCTTAAAACATACACTATAGCTTTCAGTTTTACTCTTCTGTAGTTCCAAATTGACGAAAATGGCCATGTTTAGGAGTTGATTCACTACTAAAAAGGAAACAACCTTCACCATATTTGCTTTCAAAGCCATAATATATATTATGGTGGTATGAAGGAATCATACTATAACTAGAACATCAAACCTATTATTAATAGTCTCTAGGTGGCCTCTGGCCTTTAAAAAGAGATTATAGACATACGCATATGCACACTGTTTTTCTCCTCCCATTTATGTGACATTAATGAGTAACTTTAGTGAATTGTTCCATGATGTTTATTTATGCTatattttgtggcaggcaatatccATCTAGTACTTAACATGTTGACTTTTCACTTccattgcatcgtgtccggacaTCAGAACCATTCAAATCTTAATTTATTGCATCTTACTTGAGTGACACAAAATCAAGTTGTGCCCACTTCACATTTATTGGGTGTGCCAACGGCGATCAAAATTTTTACAAGGATTAATGCAGGTTTCTGCACATGTAATCAAAGTGTATGGATGCATAATTAGCTTTGCTACTGAAAAAATTATGAAAATGCAGGTTTCTGCATTGTTTTTGGCTTTTGTTACAAGGatcagatgattagaaataacagaACAACATGCTTTGTTTTCCAATTGACTGATTTGTATGGCGCCACATGTTCTAATCTAGATCAACTGCATCCATTGTTTTCCAAAGTATTGTCCTGTTCTTCTCGCGTCGTTTAGTGCATAAGAAACCATGTAGTTCATTTCGTACAACAAAATGCCAGCATATGCTCTCTTAATTTCTTTCAAGTTATGTAAATTACCTTGCAATAATTATGGATGATATGGAGCATTCAGCACTCTATTAGTTGTCATTTCAGTTTCCCATACTCGAAATAGTTTGGCAATTTCTCTTATCCAGGTGAAGTAGGTTTCCTCCAAACAGTgaaaaaaatatttgaaaattaGAAATTAAATTTTAGGTTTACCTTGAATATTCTCCTATCACATACTCTAATACTGTAATTCACTGTTACTAAATAGGATGACAATATTTGTGTGTTGGATGCATCTGGCAATATAGGGATCAGGAAACAAAGCAGATATTATACAAGCCAGACTTCATCATTGTTGACCGTGAGGTACTTCCTCCAAGATTGGAACACTGAATATACTTATCCGTACTTCCAAACAAATAAAAGACTGTTGCAGTATACtacctttttctctatacaaacCATGTAAATCATTAGAACAGTTTATTGTTTTTCCTCAGACAGACATATTGCTATCCATGACCGCCATGCTTTGTTCAGAAGTCGTCGCCCAGTCGTCGCCTAAACGGCGTCTAGTCGTCGGGGCGGTCTGGAGAAGACGACTGGGAAGGACGCCCAGAGGATCTGAGTTAGGCGCGCGCCCAGGGAAAAAAGTCGTCGCCACGCTCGCCTGGGCGTCGTCGCGGGCTGTTAAGTCGCGCGCCCAGGGCAGTTGGCGCGTACgtgggaaggggaaaagaaaattTAGCGGGAAGGAGAGGGAATCGAGCGGGAGGGAGAGGGAATCGAGCGGGAGAGAGAGGGAATCGAGCGCACCTGAAGTCAATCGAGCGGGAGCGGAAGGACATCGCGCGGGAGCAGAAGCACATCGAGCCAGCACCACCAaggtcgccgccaccaccaaggtcgccgccaccaccaaggGCGCTCCGCTCCACCTCCGGTAAGCCTCCTGCCCTCCTTCTCTGCTTCTCCCCTCCGCCTCCCTTTCCGCGTTCCTCTCCCGCCGCCCCCTCTACAGCTCCTGCTCTTCTCCTCCCTCTCCAGCCGCCCCTTCTGCAGCTCTGCTGCTCCTCCCTCTCTGTGCCTGTGTGGTGTGCCTGTGTGGTGTGCCTGTGCCCCTCTTCTGTGTGCTCTGCAACTCTATACTGTGACTCTGTATTGCTCTGTGTTGATTTTATTTCTTGCTGTGTTGATCATTTGACAGCCTGAGATGGCTGATACTGTTGAGCCGTATGATCCAAAGAAGGATCCAAAGAGGAGAGCCAAGTCAAAGGATCCAGGTTGGAAATACGCGTACTGGCCAACCGAGGACAAACAAATTGTCGAGTGTCTCCTTTGCGGGAAGATTGTGTCTTCTGGTATCAAGAGGCTGAAGCAGCATCTCTTAGGAGGCTTTGGAGATGTGCTTGTATGCGAGAAAACCACCACTGCAATCATGAAGGAGATGCAAGAATGGATGGATAAGAAGCGGCGAAAGATGCCACTCGGGATAGATGAAAGTGAAGAGCAAGAAGGTGGTGATCAAGATGATGAAGTGCAAGAAGTTGTGGCAGTGGGACAGCAAGCAAGCCAAGCATCATgtactggtcctcctcctcctgtagCAAGTTCTGGGACAGCCTCCAAGAAAAGGGCTGCAGCTGCATTCTTCAAGCCAGCGCCAACCAAGCAACTAAAAATTgctccattgttgttgaagtcTCCGGAAGAACTAGTGCGGCTGAGGCATGCCCCGGGTGCTAAGCAATTGAGCTTGTATAGATCTGGTAAGAGTGATGCAGAGAGGAATGTGGCTGTCAAGTACATTTGCAAGTTCTTGTATGACAATGCCATTGCATTCAATGTGGTGAACTCAAGGAGCTTTGAGGAGATGGTTGAAGCAATTGGGCAGTATGGACATGGACTGAAACCACCTAGCTATCACGAGGCAAGTGACAAGTACATCAAAGAAGCTGTCAATGATTTATCCGACATGAGGAAGAAGCATGAACTTGCTTGGAAAACCTATGGATGCACACTTATGTCGGATGCATGGTCGGATAGGAAGCAAAGACACTTGGTCAACTTTCTTGTCAATAGCCTGGAAGGGACATTCTTCTTGGGTTCTGTTAATGCATCTAGTGAGACACATGATGCTGCTTACTTGGCAGGCTTACTTGGGCAGAAAATGGAGGAGATAGGTGTGGATAATGTTGTTCAAATCTGCACGGACAATGGTTCCAATTACAAGGCTGCAGGAAGGTTGCTAATGGAGAAGTATCCTAAGCTATATTGGACCCCTTGTGCTGCACATTGTTTGGACCTGATGCTTGAGGACATTGCAAAGATAGATAGATTTAAGGATTGGATTGTGAAAGCAAAGCGTGTCACAACCTTTGTTTATAGGCATTTGAAGCTTCTTGACAAGATGAGAGAATACACAGGTGGGAATGAGTTGGTGAGGCCAGCAGCTACTAGGTTTGCCACCACTTTCTACACCCTGCAAAGCATGCACAAAAATAAAGAAGCTTTGAGGAAACTATTTGTTAGTGACTTCTGGACAAAGAACAAG includes these proteins:
- the LOC124671695 gene encoding pentatricopeptide repeat-containing protein At2g16880-like — translated: MPCDGWGDVHMPGGWRPSYLRVPVPPMHAREPYRGADIRRRQRYLPPDLLVDPAYAIDSNSWPYRDAVTGPPRRPPPPLLRMDTPPFSSASQAAASEPDSALVASVADALVSASRLPAPPPMPTLLAAYLPRLTASHHPRVLSLAANNPGLASPDPLLAYRSLVSPPSCLPSLLPLLPVLPYRHLFPLLLSFLPLDPLRHLHRHLLGNLPSTPLADAALSAYSRLRLPHLAAQLLHSIRRRGHVRPSLQAANAVLSALARSPSTSPQASLDAFRSLVALRLHPNHYTFNLLLHTHCSKGTLADALATFSTMQGFGLSPDAVTYNTLLHAHCRKGMLGEARALLAWMKKDGIAPTQSTYNTLVSAYARLGWIKQATKVVEAMTANGFEPDLWTYNVLTAGLCQAGKVDEAFKLKHEMERLGTLFPDVVTYNTLADACFKWRRSCDALKLLEEMQDKGVKATLVTHNIVIKGLCKDGDLEEALGCLKKMAEEGLAPDVITYNTLIDAYCKAGNAAKAYALMDEMVGRRLKLDTFTLNTVLYNLCKEKRYEEAQALLQSPAQRGFVPDEVSYGTVMAAYFKEYNPEPALHLWDAMIERKLTPSISTYNTLIKGLCRMGRLKEAIDKLNELMEKGLVPDDTTYNIIIHAYCKEGDLENAFQFHNKMVENSFKPDVVTCNTLMNGLCQQGKLDKALKLFESWVEKGKKVDVITYNTLIQAMCKDGDVDSALQFFSDMEVRELQPDAFTYNVVLSALSEAGRPEEAQNMLDKLADSGKLSQSFSSPLLKPPSLDETESGKDLQSKTEEETGGNPQDSILEAYTKRLNELCTGGQLKEAKAILDEMLQKGMSVDSSTYISLMEGLIKRQKRLTHAAR